A region of the Arachis hypogaea cultivar Tifrunner chromosome 15, arahy.Tifrunner.gnm2.J5K5, whole genome shotgun sequence genome:
TGATCAGAAGAAGGGCTCGTGGGAAGACGAGGTAGCCTCGGTCTTATGGTCTTATAGGACAACACCCCAGTCCTCCACCGGAGAAACACCTTTTCGGCTTATCTATGGAGTAGACGCAGTAATTCGAGTGGAAATTGGGGAGCCGAGTCCGAGGTTACTCCTCGGCgatggtgaagaagcagtagagaAAGACCTGATTGATAAGACAAGAGAGATGACCCATTTGTCAGAAACTGTATTGAAGCAGAGAATAGCGTTGCGATACAATGGGAAAGTGCTCGGCAGGAATTTTGAGATAGGTGACCTGATATTACGGCGCAATAATATTGGGTTACCGACATCAGGAGAGGACAAActagcagcaaactggaaagaccCATACAAGTAAGAGAGGTTCTCGGAAGGGGCGCTTACAAGTTGGAAAGGCTAGGGGGATCGAGGTCTCGAGAATGTGGAACGTAGCAAATTTGAAAAGGTTCTACTCGTGACATGCAACCCATCGACTTTGCGGTTCTCTATCCTAGTACcttgttttttttaatatgttttgaaTATGTTGCATTTACTGTGTATTTAATTGAATTGGTACTTTCCTTATTCTGTTACTAACGTGACTATTTTCCCAACCGTGTATATATTTGCTCATTTACTCACATATTTTTTCTCACGAGAAGTGTGATTAGAGCCTAGTAGGGCCTATGATCGAAAATCACCATTGACCCAACGGCAcctcgggactgatcaccccaggAGCCAAAGAGATCACAAGTACCCAATATAGTTAACGATTTAAAAGCCAAACGGGGACACGACTAGCAAAATAACCAAACGTTCAAACGAATGAAAATGGTTAAAAGGGAAAGGCACGATAATGGCCTAACAATAGTCTCTCACAGCAAAACGATAAGCAATTCAAGTTCAAAAAACTACAAGTCCAAAAGGATTATTTACAAAACAAGGCGCTACATCGGCCCAGTTAAAAGAAGAGTACAAAGTTTGATTGCCAAAATTACAAGCTACTTTCTCGAAATGTCGACAATCTTGCCATTCTTGATCATCTTGAAAGCTCCGATAGCTGAGGTATCGAAGTCGCAGGACAATAGCTTCACTTGAGCTTTGATCGCTTCCTCGATACCCTCGATCACCTCTTGAGAATTCTTAATGGTTTCCTTGTTCATTTTCTTAAGATTGGCAGTCTCAAGCTTTGCGGTGTCGGCAGAAGCAATGGCTTCGGCTAGTTTCTTCTCCAGGTTGGCCACCTTGGCCTCCGCCACTGACACCCGACCCAATGCGACACCCAGCTGGTTCTCCAAGGTCATCTTCTGGTCAGAAAGGTGGACCACCATCCCATTAGAAACGTTCAGTTTCTCCCCCGTGTCTGCCAATTTAGTCTTAGTGGTTTCCATCTCGGCATTCAAACTGCCAATTTCACACAGTGTCGAGCTGTACTTACCATCCAATACCCCAGCCTGGGCCAGAACGGGTTCTGCCTTCCTTGCGATAGTTGCAGCATGGAGCATGCAACGGTAAACCCACTTAGCCTCTCTATCATGGAAAAGTCCTCAGTGCCCGGTAAAAGTTGGGAGTCAATGAATCCTCCAGCATCGAAGTTTTTTTCCATCACGGTGAGTGCCCCCTCTGGGCTGGACGTCATTTTTCTTTTCCTAGGATTCTCCACGATGGTCAGGTCGGGA
Encoded here:
- the LOC112748862 gene encoding uncharacterized protein, whose product is MYLIVAIDYYTKWVEAEPLASISSFTDKKFGEFFFGLGVKQKFSSVEHPQSNGQVEVANKIILKWLKKRLDQKKGSWEDEVASVLWSYRTTPQSSTGETPFRLIYGVDAVIRVEIGEPSPRLLLGDGEEAVEKDLIDKTREMTHLSETVLKQRIALRYNGKVLGRNFEIGDLILRRNNIGLPTSGEDKLAANWKDPYK